ATGACAAGCGGACATCCAGGAAAGAATTCAGAATATCCGAACCCAATTGGAGTATTAATAAGTAAAGACAAAGGAATGAGCTGGAAAAAGGTTGAATATGTTGGGAAAATTGATTTCCATGTCCTCACCTCCTATCATCACGACCCTACTATCATTTATGGACTTAATCAAATGGGGACGGGACAGTATGGAGCAGGAATTTACAAAAGTACAGATGGAGGGAAGAAATGGAGTAAAGTCGAACCAAAGGGATTGCCAGGCGATCTCATGAAGGTATATTCTTTACTGGTTCTTCCTGAAAACAAAAATACCCTTTTAGCTGGGACTGAAATGGGAGTTATGATTTCCAAGGATGCAGGTGCAAATTGGGAGATGTTTGATAATACCCGACTAATTACGGCAATGACGGTCATGCCAAATGGAAAGGATATTATTGGTTATTCGATGAGTGATATGGTTTCAGGAGTCATGATCACCCAAGATGCAGGTCAATCATGGACTAGTATTGGTCTGGATTTAGGAAAAGATGCTGCTTCTTCTATTTCTGTGAATCAGAAGGATGAAAAGCAAATTGCAGTTTCTTCATTTAGCACATCACTATATGAAACTAAAGATGGTGGGCAAAAGTGGGATCAAATTATTACGGATGGTAAAATGAAATAATAACAAAAGGAGCCCTTTCGAATAAAGAAGGGGCTCCTTTAAATTAAATACCAATAATAAAATAAGTGTAATCGCGTTCACTTGCAATTGCTTTTTTGTCCTTCATCTATAACCTATTTGGAACCAATTCCCCAAACAGTAACAAAGCGTTGTTCTACTGGAAATCCACCATTTCGTCATTTATCTCGAATATTTCTTATATGTGAATCAATAGTCCGGTTTGTAAAGAGCGTTGATAGGGAAGGTTCACTTTATATCGACATAATAGAAGAAAAATATGGAGATTCTTTGAAAATATGAAAAAGACAAATTTTGTACAATAAAAACTCAAAGTTTCTGCACACTTTTTTATTAATCTATATATAGGTTAATTACTTAATTACTTTAATCATTTTGAGAATGAGGTGAATGTCTTGAAGGGGAGATTTTTGTTAGTAATAGCTCTTATCCTTGTATTATCTGGTGGAAGAATAGCTATGGCGCATGAAGGGGATCAAATGAAGCATGCACCATCCACTTCGAGTTTAAAGGAAAGCAAACAATCAGGGAATAACATGAGTGACATGGACATGAGTGGTAAGGACAAAGGCATGGACATGAGTGGTTCAAACCAGGGTGATGATATGGAAGGTATGGATATGGGGGATGATGGTCACAGTCATGAGCCCGTAAAGGAAAGTCCTGCTAACATAAAGGTATTAGGAACGTATGGTGCGGTAAACCTTTCCTTTATTTTGATTGGTGTTTGGAATAAGTGGTTTAGAAGAAAGGGTGATTCTAATGTCAATTCCAAGTAATAAAATGACAGAGGAGAAAAATAGAATTGAAAAGAAGAAGCCTATTAATCTTCTAGATAATTCAGCCTTCAAAAAATTCATTCAAAGCAGGTGGTATCCAGGAATTTTTCAATGGGTAGCCTTCGTCGTTTTTTCTGTCATTGTATATGAATTGGTAGCTGGCACGGTAGATCCAACCCGCAACGTCGGGACTTCGCTTACGTGGGTATTATGGTGGCCGCTTGTTCCTTTACTATTCCTTGCCATTGGACGATTCTGGTGTGCAATCTGTCCATTTGGGAAGCTAAGCGATATTATTCGAAAAACTATTGGTAGTGAGAGACCAACACCGAAGTTTTTACGAAAATACGGCCTTTGGTTAATAGACCTTTTCTTTATCGCCATTACGTATAGTGATCATATTTGGGGTATTGTTGAATCCCCGCG
The Neobacillus sp. PS3-40 genome window above contains:
- a CDS encoding F510_1955 family glycosylhydrolase — encoded protein: MKKFAVISALSLSLLLGACSSSSNEGKLTPVKSGKKIEDIHGVGVASDGTTYVATHEGLFSTKDVGNSWNKVSSSSDDLMGFNLRSDGTMMTSGHPGKNSEYPNPIGVLISKDKGMSWKKVEYVGKIDFHVLTSYHHDPTIIYGLNQMGTGQYGAGIYKSTDGGKKWSKVEPKGLPGDLMKVYSLLVLPENKNTLLAGTEMGVMISKDAGANWEMFDNTRLITAMTVMPNGKDIIGYSMSDMVSGVMITQDAGQSWTSIGLDLGKDAASSISVNQKDEKQIAVSSFSTSLYETKDGGQKWDQIITDGKMK